Proteins encoded together in one Anopheles darlingi chromosome 3, idAnoDarlMG_H_01, whole genome shotgun sequence window:
- the LOC125954992 gene encoding U3 small nucleolar RNA-associated protein 4 homolog has product MIPQKPATDNCRLHNVQFYNLLPRAIVCTAMNRQTNRLALARHDGTIEIWNMVHARFMEKTIPGGVGVSIEGLAWAENDRLFSVSLAGTLVEWDLRPGSQPRVKQSLLVTGNAAWCIDVSRDGRRLAVGTEGGYINLYRLENDELSYERILDKQDGRVLCCRFDPSGDFLVTGSADAVRVWDVRNGHAVHKMTTGRTDHRVATLVWDVWVTKDFTIISVDSRGRLMFCDGQLGTVLESMPVSKGDLLCIAMEEDERTLYVAGIESNISTFRRTQGNQGGRRNQFIRTAVRRPHTHDIRTMVTFGRNSLVSGGVDGMLVVTSFPPFQTDKYLPLLPSPATVVAADSRLVLLKYVNYLEVWTLAKRIADVDGLDCGGAGRKVMQIRSKDDEHIICASISPNGRWLLYSTESTIRLLRSSCENEKLKLKRVRLTVPDQLTTSCYRAEFTHDSMILFLYHGNGTINVYVACCTASPSRIENVEEETRFEHQHTIDGSRWLSDQVHLSAVSQCNQYLVCADLASSIVVFERTVPPTNRLISGKWKRSISLPRYMHPPTAIAIQPGKTRLAVAFADHKLFLYDFEEFQFIFSIYLSLSEPDCGSPNHPISGIVFDPRHEASMLLKNNCDILALRFGVDAQQREDVSLECSAPQKVRKTNGKGKDADDDGGMTNGNTEQHEATAETGPSQQTKHTLKLVRKNNHLVDIDWLGESELVAIEANGLSMVEHLPGAFRKKFYGKA; this is encoded by the exons ATGATCCCGCAAAAACCGGCGACCGACAATTGTCGGTTGCACAATGTGCAGTTTTACAATTTGCTGCCTCGAGCTATCGTTTGCACTGCGATGAACCGGCAGACGAACCGGCTGGCGCTGGCTAG GCATGACGGAACGATCGAGATCTGGAATATGGTGCACGCGCGGTTTATGGAGAAGACGATCCCGGGCGGTGTTGGGGTTTCTATCGAAGGGCTGGCCTGGGCCGAGAATGACCGGCTGTTTTCGGTGAGCCTGGCCGGCACGCTGGTCGAGTGGGATCTCCGGCCCGGCAGTCAACCACGGGTGAAACAATCGCTTTTGGTGACCGGCAATGCGGCCTGGTGTATCGATGTGAGCCGTGACGGACGGCGGTTGGCAGTCGGCACCGAGGGAGGTTACATCAATCTGTACCGACTGGAGAACGATGAGTTGTCCTACGAACGGATCCTTGACAAGCAGGATGGGCGGGTGCTGTGCTGCCGGTTCGACCCGAGCGGAGACTTTCTGGTGACGGGTTCGGCCGATGCCGTCCGAGTGTGGGATGTACGGAATGGTCACGCAGTACACAAGATGACGACTGGTCGCACGGACCATCGTGTTGCGACGTTGGTTTGGGATGTATGGGTAACGAAGGACTTCACGATTATTTCCGTTGATTCGCGCGGCCGCTTGATGTTCTGCGATGGTCAGCTGGGAACGGTGCTTGAGAGCATGCCCGTATCGAAGGGCGACCTTCTGTGCATTGCAATGGAGGAGGACGAGCGGACGCTGTACGTAGCTGGTATCGAATCAAACATTAGCACTTTCCGGAGGACCCAAGGCAACCAAGGCGGTCGCCGCAATCAATTCATTCGGACCGCTGTCCGCcgcccacatacacacgacaTCAGAACGATGGTCACGTTCGGTCGCAATAGCCTCGTGTCCGGTGGCGTCGATGGGATGCTGGTAGTTACCTCGTTTCCACCGTTCCAAACGGACAAATATCTACCACTGCTACCCTCACCGGCCACCGTGGTAGCAGCCGATAGCCGGCTAGTGTTGTTGAAGTACGTAAACTATCTCGAAGTGTGGACCCTCGCTAAGCGGATAGCCGATGTCGATGGGCTCgattgtggtggtgcgggCCGGAAGGTTATGCAGATTCGCAGCAAGGACGATGAGCACATCATTTGCGCCAGCATTTCACCGAACGGTCGATGGTTGCTGTACTCCACGGAATCCACCATACGCCTTCTACGATCTTCATGTGAGAACGAGAAGTTGAAGCTGAAACGCGTTCGTCTCACCGTGCCCGACCAGCTCACCACCTCCTGCTATCGTGCCGAATTTACGCACGACTCGATGATCCTGTTTCTATATCACGGCAACGGGACAATCAATGTCTACGTCGCCTGCTGTACCGCGTCGCCGAGCCGAATTGAAAACGTGGAAGAGGAAACCAGGTTCGAGCATCAGCACACCATCGACGGTTCACGCTGGTTGTCCGACCAGGTGCACCTATCGGCCGTGTCGCAATGCAACCAGTATCTGGTCTGTGCCGATTTGGCCAGCTCGATCGTCGTGTTTGAGCGGACGGTTCCACCGACGAACAGGCTGATCAGTGGTAAATGGAAACGCTCCATTTCGTTGCCCCGTTACATGCATCCACCAACCGCTATCGCTATCCAACCAGGCAAGACACGGCTCGCAGTTGCGTTCGCCGACCACAAGCTGTTTCTGTATGATTTTGAAGAATTTCAGTTCATCTTTTCCATCTACCTTTCGCTGAGTGAACCGGATTGCGGTTCACCGAACCATCCGATCAGTGGAATCGTGTTTGACCCACGCCATGAAGCGTCGATGCTGTTGAAGAACAACTGTGACATCCTGGCGCTGCGCTTCGGTGTCGACGCCCAGCAGCGTGAGGACGTATCTTTGGAGTGTTCTGCCCCAcaaaaagtaagaaaaacaaatggtaAAGGCaaggatgctgatgacgatggtggcatGACGAACGGTAACACAGAACAGCATGAAGCCACAGCAGAAACCGGACCCAGccagcaaacgaaacacacactaaAACTGGTCCGCAAAAACAATCATCTAGTGGACATCGATTGGCTCGGGGAGAGTGAGCTGGTAGCGATCGAAGCAAACGGTCTCTCGATGGTCGAGCACCTGCCCGGTGCTTTTAGGAAGAAATTCTACGGTAAAGCGTAA